Proteins co-encoded in one Marmota flaviventris isolate mMarFla1 chromosome 9, mMarFla1.hap1, whole genome shotgun sequence genomic window:
- the Znf202 gene encoding zinc finger protein 202 isoform X1: MATVLELEDQDLWEEEGILMVKLEDDSICRPESILQRDDPVLETSHQNFRCFRYQEAASPREALIRLRELCHQWLRPERRTKEQILELLVLEQFLTVLPGELQSWVRGQRPESGEEAVTLVEGLQKQPRRPRRWVTVHVHGQEVLSEETVHLGTDPESSCELQDAAQTSSPEQFHEEATRNPDLGMPEERSLRHEEEFQPLQESEVPVYQDSDLPAERNSGDPEMVALLTALSQGLVTFKDVAICFSQDQWSDLDPTQKEFYGEYVLEEDCGIVVSLSFPIPRLDDISQVREEEPQVPDIHEPQEPEEPEILSFTYTGDRSEDEEEGIEQEDRSLEDMHRSVLGDPEIHQTPDWEIVFEDYPGRLNERRFGTNISQANSFVNPRETVPVHSLLGRHHHCSVCGKNFTCNSHLIRHLRTHTGEKPYKCMECGKSYTRSSHLARHQKVHKMNTSYKYPLNRKNVDGTASLIQAERTPPVEKPYRCDDCGKHFRWTSDLVRHQRTHTGEKPFFCTICGKSFSQKSVLTTHQRIHLGGKPYLCGECGEDFGDHRRYLAHRKTHAAEELYHCSECGRCFNHSAAFAKHLRGHASVRPCRCNECGKSFSRRDHLVRHQRTHTGEKPFTCPTCGKSFSRGYHLIRHQRTHSEKTS, from the exons ATGGCTACAGTCTTGGAACTAGAGGACCAGGATCTTTGGGAAGAAGAGGGAATTCTGATGGTCAAACTGGAGGATGATTCAATCTGCAGGCCAGAGTCTATCTTACAGAGGGATGACCCTGTGCTGGAAACCTCTCACCAGAACTTCCGATGTTTTCGCTACCAAGAAGCTGCAAGCCCTCGAGAAGCTCTCATCAGACTCCGAGAACTTTGTCATCAGTGGCTGAGGCCAGAAAGGAGGACAAAGGAGCAGATCCTAGAGCTGCTTGTGCTAGAGCAATTCCTCACCGTCCTGCCTGGGGAACTACAGAGCTGGGTGCGGGGCCAGCGGCCAGAAAGTGGCGAGGAGGCAGTGACGCTGGTGGAGGGTTTGCAGAAACAACCCAGGAGACCAAGGCGGTGG GTGACTGTCCATGTTCATGGCCAGGAAGTCCTGTCAGAGGAGACAGTGCACTTAGGGACAGACCCTGAGTCATCTTGTGAGCTGCAGGATGCGGCACAGACCTCAAGCCCTGAGCAATTCCATGAGGAAGCCACCCGGAACCCAGATCTGGGGATGCCAGAAGAGCGGAGCCTGCGCCATGAAGAGGAGTTCCAGCCCCTGCAGGAGAGCG AGGTTCCAGTGTACCAGGACTCAGACCTTCCTGCAGAGAGGAATTCTGGAGACCCAGAGATGGTTGCCCTTCTTACTGCTCTGTCACAG GGCCTGGTAACCTTCAAGGATGTGGCTATATGCTTCTCCCAGGACCAGTGGAGTGATCTGGATCCAACACAGAAAGAATTCTATGGAGAATATGTCCTGGAAGAAGACTGTGGAATTGTGGTCTCTCTGT CATTTCCAATCCCCAGACTAGATGATATCTCCCAGGTTAGAGAAGAAGAGCCTCAGGTCCCAGATATCCATGAGCCTCAAGAGCCTGAAGAGCCAGAAATCCTGAGTTTTACCTACACAG GAGATAGGAGTGAAGATGAGGAAGAGGGTATTGAGCAAGAAGATCGGAGTTTAGAGGATATGCACAGGTCTGTTTTGGGAGATCCAGAAATTCATCAGACACCAGATTGGGAAATAGTCTTTGAAGATTATCCAGGTAGACTTAATGAAAGAAGATTTGGTACAAATATTTCTCAAGCTAATAGTTTTGTGAATCCTCGGGAAACCGTTCCTGTCCACTCCCTGTTAGGGAGGCACCATCACTGTTCTGTATGTGGGAAAAACTTCACATGTAACTCCCACCTTATTAGGCACCTGAGaactcacacaggagagaaaccatATAAATGTATGGAATGTGGAAAAAGTTACACACGGAGCTCACATCTTGCCAGGCACCAAAAGGTTCACAAGATGAACACTTCTTACAAATATCCCCTAAACCGAAAAAATGTAGATGGGACTGCATCTCTGATCCAGGCTGAGAGAACTCCACCCGTGGAGAAACCCTACAGATGTGATGACTGTGGAAAGCATTTCCGCTGGACTTCAGACCTTGTCAGGCATCAGAGGACACATACAGGAGAAAAGCCATTCTTCTGTACTATTTGTGGCAAAAGCTTTAGCCAGAAATCTGTGCTAACAACACACCAAAGAATCCACCTAGGGGGCAAACCCTACTTGTGTGGGGAGTGTGGAGAGGACTTCGGTGACCACAGGCGGTATCTAGCACACCGGAAGACACATGCAGCTGAGGAGCTCTACCACTGCAGTGAGTGTGGGCGCTGCTTCAACCATAGTGCAGCATTTGCCAAGCACCTGAGGGGACAtgcctcagtgaggccctgtcggTGCAACGAATGTGGGAAAAGCTTCAGTCGGAGGGACCACCTCGTCAGGCATCAGCGAacacacacaggagagaaaccatTTACCTGCCCTACCTGTGGGAAAAGCTTCAGCAGAGGATATCACTTAATCAGGCATCAGAGGACCCACTCAGAAAAGACCTCCTAG
- the Znf202 gene encoding zinc finger protein 202 isoform X2, translating into MFSLPRSCKPSRSSHQTPRTLSSVAEARKEDKGADPRAACARAIPHRPAWGTTELGAGPAARKWRGGSDAGGGFAETTQETKAVTVHVHGQEVLSEETVHLGTDPESSCELQDAAQTSSPEQFHEEATRNPDLGMPEERSLRHEEEFQPLQESEVPVYQDSDLPAERNSGDPEMVALLTALSQGLVTFKDVAICFSQDQWSDLDPTQKEFYGEYVLEEDCGIVVSLSFPIPRLDDISQVREEEPQVPDIHEPQEPEEPEILSFTYTGDRSEDEEEGIEQEDRSLEDMHRSVLGDPEIHQTPDWEIVFEDYPGRLNERRFGTNISQANSFVNPRETVPVHSLLGRHHHCSVCGKNFTCNSHLIRHLRTHTGEKPYKCMECGKSYTRSSHLARHQKVHKMNTSYKYPLNRKNVDGTASLIQAERTPPVEKPYRCDDCGKHFRWTSDLVRHQRTHTGEKPFFCTICGKSFSQKSVLTTHQRIHLGGKPYLCGECGEDFGDHRRYLAHRKTHAAEELYHCSECGRCFNHSAAFAKHLRGHASVRPCRCNECGKSFSRRDHLVRHQRTHTGEKPFTCPTCGKSFSRGYHLIRHQRTHSEKTS; encoded by the exons ATGTTTTCGCTACCAAGAAGCTGCAAGCCCTCGAGAAGCTCTCATCAGACTCCGAGAACTTTGTCATCAGTGGCTGAGGCCAGAAAGGAGGACAAAGGAGCAGATCCTAGAGCTGCTTGTGCTAGAGCAATTCCTCACCGTCCTGCCTGGGGAACTACAGAGCTGGGTGCGGGGCCAGCGGCCAGAAAGTGGCGAGGAGGCAGTGACGCTGGTGGAGGGTTTGCAGAAACAACCCAGGAGACCAAGGCG GTGACTGTCCATGTTCATGGCCAGGAAGTCCTGTCAGAGGAGACAGTGCACTTAGGGACAGACCCTGAGTCATCTTGTGAGCTGCAGGATGCGGCACAGACCTCAAGCCCTGAGCAATTCCATGAGGAAGCCACCCGGAACCCAGATCTGGGGATGCCAGAAGAGCGGAGCCTGCGCCATGAAGAGGAGTTCCAGCCCCTGCAGGAGAGCG AGGTTCCAGTGTACCAGGACTCAGACCTTCCTGCAGAGAGGAATTCTGGAGACCCAGAGATGGTTGCCCTTCTTACTGCTCTGTCACAG GGCCTGGTAACCTTCAAGGATGTGGCTATATGCTTCTCCCAGGACCAGTGGAGTGATCTGGATCCAACACAGAAAGAATTCTATGGAGAATATGTCCTGGAAGAAGACTGTGGAATTGTGGTCTCTCTGT CATTTCCAATCCCCAGACTAGATGATATCTCCCAGGTTAGAGAAGAAGAGCCTCAGGTCCCAGATATCCATGAGCCTCAAGAGCCTGAAGAGCCAGAAATCCTGAGTTTTACCTACACAG GAGATAGGAGTGAAGATGAGGAAGAGGGTATTGAGCAAGAAGATCGGAGTTTAGAGGATATGCACAGGTCTGTTTTGGGAGATCCAGAAATTCATCAGACACCAGATTGGGAAATAGTCTTTGAAGATTATCCAGGTAGACTTAATGAAAGAAGATTTGGTACAAATATTTCTCAAGCTAATAGTTTTGTGAATCCTCGGGAAACCGTTCCTGTCCACTCCCTGTTAGGGAGGCACCATCACTGTTCTGTATGTGGGAAAAACTTCACATGTAACTCCCACCTTATTAGGCACCTGAGaactcacacaggagagaaaccatATAAATGTATGGAATGTGGAAAAAGTTACACACGGAGCTCACATCTTGCCAGGCACCAAAAGGTTCACAAGATGAACACTTCTTACAAATATCCCCTAAACCGAAAAAATGTAGATGGGACTGCATCTCTGATCCAGGCTGAGAGAACTCCACCCGTGGAGAAACCCTACAGATGTGATGACTGTGGAAAGCATTTCCGCTGGACTTCAGACCTTGTCAGGCATCAGAGGACACATACAGGAGAAAAGCCATTCTTCTGTACTATTTGTGGCAAAAGCTTTAGCCAGAAATCTGTGCTAACAACACACCAAAGAATCCACCTAGGGGGCAAACCCTACTTGTGTGGGGAGTGTGGAGAGGACTTCGGTGACCACAGGCGGTATCTAGCACACCGGAAGACACATGCAGCTGAGGAGCTCTACCACTGCAGTGAGTGTGGGCGCTGCTTCAACCATAGTGCAGCATTTGCCAAGCACCTGAGGGGACAtgcctcagtgaggccctgtcggTGCAACGAATGTGGGAAAAGCTTCAGTCGGAGGGACCACCTCGTCAGGCATCAGCGAacacacacaggagagaaaccatTTACCTGCCCTACCTGTGGGAAAAGCTTCAGCAGAGGATATCACTTAATCAGGCATCAGAGGACCCACTCAGAAAAGACCTCCTAG